The Pyrus communis chromosome 9, drPyrComm1.1, whole genome shotgun sequence genome has a segment encoding these proteins:
- the LOC137746006 gene encoding uncharacterized protein, with the protein MAVSTKFLALFLSFLSIHVVLGEFICEDLPNDVCAFSVSSAGKRCLLETTSKKDGSIEYQCRTSEVVVEGVADYIETDQCVQACGIDRKSVGISSDALLEPQFMAKLCSAPCYQKCPNIADLYFNLAAGEGVFLPDLCDKQRSNPHRAMIALLSSGEAAPSPHGSQLPSGLSAAYPPSEAFEPASAPSPM; encoded by the exons ATGGCGGTTTCCACCAAGTTTTTGGCTCTCTTCCTCTCCTTCCTATCCATCCATGTAGTTCTAG gtgagtttatatGCGAGGATTTGCCGAACGATGTTTGTGCATTTTCGGTGTCGTCGGCCGGGAAAAGGTGCTTGTTAGAGACCACGTCCAAGAAAGATGGAAGCATAGAGTATCAGTGCAGGACATCAGAAGTTGTGGTGGAGGGAGTGGCTGATTACATAGAGACAGATCAGTGCGTGCAGGCTTGTGGGATTGATAGGAAGTCGGTTGGGATTTCGTCTGATGCCCTCCTTGAGCCTCAGTTCATGGCTAAGCTCTGCTCTGCTCCTTGTTACCAAAAGTGCCCCAACATTGCTGACCTTTACTTCAACTTGGCAGCTGGAGAGG GTGTATTCTTGCCCGATCTCTGCGACAAGCAGCGTTCCAACCCTCACCGTGCCATGATCGCGCTTCTGAGCTCTGGCGAGGCCGCCCCTAGTCCTCACGGCTCCCAATTACCATCAGGGTTGAGTGCGGCATATCCCCCTTCTGAGGCATTTGAACCTGCATCTGCTCCTAGTCCTATGTAA